AGAGGCTTGAGACGTTCGGAGCCTCTTTGGTGAGGCGCCGGTAGAGTTCATCCATGCCGTGGGGCTCGGCGCCTTTCGTCTCGAGGATGACCATTACCCGCCCCGTCGCCTTGGATTCCCGAAGGACGAGGTGCCGCAGGGTCCCCCTTTTTGACCGCTCGTCATAGGGAAAAAGCCCTTCGGAATGAACGTGGTCCTCGATGACGGCGAGTATCTTCCCCAGGCCTTCAGAGAAGATCCTGCAGCGGGGCACGGGAAGAACGCCGGGAGGGCGTAAGCCGCCGGGTGCCGTATTCTCACGCATTCCCGCAATGACGTTGTTTCCATGGTAGCCGAAGGACAGCTCTATCTTGCTCCTGTAGAAGTATGTCTGAGGAGAAGGGGTGATCTCTTCGAACCGGTCTTCGGCCAGGTCAAGGCGGCCGATCCTTCTCAGTGATTCCTTGAGGTGGGAGGCCTTCATTTCGAGCTGTTTCGTGTAATCCATGGACTGGATGGTGCAGCCCCCGCACGCCCCGAAATGGGGGCACGCCGGTTCGACGCGCCAGGGCGATGGTTCTTCGATGGCGACGACCTCGCCGTAGCCGAAGCGCTTTTCCCTCTTTATGATACGGATGACCGCCCTGTCGCCGGGTATGGTGCCGGGAACGAATACCACGAAGTCGTCGGCCTTTGCCACCCCGGCATCGCCGGGCATGGCGATATCGGTGACGGTGACGCTCAGGGTGGGCCTTTCGTTCGAAGGGGGGTTCTGTCTATGGCTCATCGATGGAGGCCGGACGTTTCCTGACCGGGAAGGATACGCTGAAGGTTGTCCCGCCTGAACTGAGACATTCCTCCTTGCTCTTTATGGAGGGGCATTGGGAGATGTCTCCCGGGCACAGGCGCTGGTCCGTGGGAATGTGGACGCAGCGGTTGCTTTCGAAGGTGATGTCGAAACCGAAGCGCATGGAATAGTATTTCGTTCTCAGGAGGTCGAGTCCTTTTCCTCCTGCGCCGAACTCAAGAGGTCTCTTCGATGAATAAAGGTCTGTCTCCTTTGCGTGATGCAATCCATCGAGGAGATGCCGCTTATTCTCTTCGGTAATGCCCACGCCGGTGTCGGTGACATTGAGGACGATGCGGTCGTCCTTCTGTTCGAGACCGATCCTGATCGAGCCGCCGTCAGGTGTGTTCTCGATGGCGTTCTTTATAAGGCCTTCGGCGATGTCTTTAAGGATCTGGGGGTCCATGGAGATGAAGAGATCGTTGGCCCCGTCCACCTTGATGTCGAGGTCGCGTCCGGACAACCGGCCCTTCATGCGATCCACGACGGAAACGACGGAGGTGTAAAGGTCGATGGACTGGAAGAATTGCGTGCTTGCCGCGAAATACTGGTCCACCCATTTTCTCAGAGCGCTCCAGTGGGCGCGGACATCGGAAGGCACCTCCGAAAGGCTCTCCATCCGCTGCCACAGCCTGTCAAGGTCGCCCACGAGCATTACAGCCTCGAGTTCCTGGGAAAGCCTGAATATCTGGTCCGTTTCGCGGGAGATGTTGAAAAGTCTCTGGAGGTTGCGTTCCACGGAATCGACAAGCTCCCGTATCGCTCCGTATTGTGGCGTGGGTTCAAGCTTTCGTTTTATGAGCCTCATGCTTCCCTGGATAACGGATAGAGGTGTCTTGAGCTCATGAGAGATGTGATTGACGGCCTTTGTCTTGGCCCGGTTGAGGCCCTCCAGGGCGTTGCGGGATTCTATGAGGGCCTGTTCCGCTTCCTTGCGTTCGGTGACATCCCTGAGATAGACGAGGTACACCGTGGCGTTGCGATAGGGTATGATCGCGGCGGAGACCTCAACATAGAGTATCCGGCCCCTCTTCGTGATACCCTTGAACTCGTAGCGCGACGGCACCGGTTCACCACTCTGGCGGCGCAGGTTGATCTCGCTCACCTTCGCTATCTCGTCGGGATGGACGATGAGAAGAACCGGCTTGCCGATGGCCTCCTCGGGCGAATCGTACTCGAACATCTCCACGAAGCGCCTGTTGACGTACTGATTGATGTTGCCCTGGATGATGGCCACGGCGTCGTTGGAGTTTTCGATGGCTGTCCGGTAACGCTCCTCGCTCTCCTGGAGGCTCGCCTCGGCCTTCTTTCGTTCCGTGATGTCCAGCATGGTGCCTTCGTAATAACGTATCTTGTTGGCGGCGTCACGAACGGGGTGTATGTTCATGGATATCCAGTGAATGCTGCCATCCTTGCCGTACATCCGGGTTTCGAAGTTCTGGAGCGAACCCTGCCGGTTCATCTTTTCAATGCTCCGGGCGCGGTCGGCGCGGTCAACGTAGAGCTGGCTGGAGATATCGGTGACGGAATCGATAAGGTCCTGGGGTGAATCATACCCGTGGACGCGGGCGAGGGAAGGGTTTGCGCTGAGAAAACGACCCTCGACGCTTGTCTGAAAGATGCCCTCTATGGCATCCTCGAAGATGCGCCGATACTTCTCTTCGGTTTTGCGCAGGGCCGCTTCAACCTCCCTGTGCTCGGCCTGGGCGGTTTCCAGCTCACCAATGCGTCTCTTAAGCTCTTCGATCTCGGCAAGAAGCGCGTCTCTGGTTTTTTCCTGTTCTGACATGAGGCCTCGAAAAAGACAGGTTATACGTAATGGGAATGCGAATGGGTATTGTCAGGTTTTGCCCATCACCTATGACCTTTTCGTTTAAAAACAGTTCTATTATAAGTTGTTTGATCAAGGATAACAAGATGACAGGGGCGAGGGGGGATAAAAAGATCAGTCAATAGTCGCGCATCGCGCAAGGGCCGCAGCACATCTCGCCAGGCTCCAAAGGCCTTGTCAGAACCTCCGGGTTCCATTATACTGAAATGAAAAACGGGTCATGGGTGATGGGTTATGGGAAGAAATGCTTTAGACTTTTTCCCTATTACCCATGACACATAACCTGCTTCATTGGGAGGCCCATGAACGGCGCGAAACTGGTCTTGAGGACGGCGGTTCTGAATGGTATCGATATCTGCTTCGCCAACGCGGGGACAACGGAGATACCCCTTGTTGCGGCCCTTGACGGTGAGCCCGGGATAAAGGCCGTCCTCGGTCTTTTCGAAGGGGTATGCACGGGGGCCGCCGACGGCTACGGGCGGGTGCTGGACAGGCCGGCGATGGCGCTCCTCCACCTGGGCCCCGGTTTCGCCAACGGGATAGCGTGCCTTCACAACGCGCGACGGGCAAAGGCGCCGGTCGTGAACATCATCGGGGAGCACGCATCGTGGCACCGTGATGCGGACCCGCCCCTCAATATGGACATCAATGCGATGGCGGGGGCCGTTTCGGGGTGGAAAAGGACGTGCAGGAGTCCCCGAAGCCTTTCCCGGGACACGGCGGCGGTGATAGCGGCGAGCGCCCGAGGGCAGATAGCGAGCCTTATCATCCCCAACGACCATCAGTGGGCCGATTGCACCGGTATTCCCATTGTGAAAGCGTCCCCGTTCTCCGAACCCATCGACACCGAAGCGGTCAGCCGGGCCGCAAAGGGCCTGCGCAGGGGCAAGAGAACCGCAATGATACTGGGGGGCCGGGCACTGCGCAAAAAGGGCCTGATGATGGCGGCGCGTATCCGTGCCGCAACGGGCTGCGATCTTCTGGCGAACAGTTTTCCCGGTTACATGGATCGCGGGGGCCCGCTGCCGTCGGTCACGAGGATCCCCTATTTCCCGGAGGCCGCAATGGAGCTGATGGCGAGATACGATACGGTGGTCCTTGCAGGTGCTCCGGACCCCGTCACTTTCTTCGGATACGAGGGTATCCCCAGTTATGTCATCCCCGAGGCGGTCCTGAAGATAGCCGTGCACAGCCCCGGGCAGGACATGAACGCACTGCTCGAGTGCCTCGCCGATTCCGTTGGCAGGGCAAAGAGGTCCGCCGTCGGCACCGGTGACGCCGGGAAGGGAAAAAGACCTTCCCTTCCTTCCGGCCGGCTCACTCCTGATATAGTCTCCTCCGTCATAGCCGCTTTGCAGCCCGAGGATGGGATCGTTGTCGACGAGGGGCTTACGACCTCCTTCCCTTACTACCCCATTTCCCATGGATGTGCCCCCCACGGCTTCATGACCATCGCGGGAGGGGCCATCGGCTACGGAATGCCCTGTGCCGCCGGAGCGGCGCTCGCCGCGCCAGGGCGGCCCATCATCAACATCCAGGCGGACGGCAGCGCCATGTATACCGTTCAGGCCCTCTGGACGATGGCGCGGGAAGGCCTGAATATTACGACCCTCCTGTGCAACAACGGAGGATACCGCATCATTGGCATGGAACTGGAGCGGGCGGGTCTCGTGGACCTCACGGAGGTTAGCCGCCGCCTCGTTGACATCGACGGTCCCGCCATAGACTGGACCTCCCTTTCCACGGGCCTTGGCGTCCCCGCAACCCGAGTGGCGGACGCCGCCGGCCTGGCACGGGAGATGAAGAGGGCCATGAGTGAGGAGGGGCCTCATCTTATCGAAATGATGGTAGTGCAGGGATAAAGAGATAATAGCCAGGTGGGAAGATAATTTCCAATCACGAAATTCCAACGACCAATATAGAGAAATAATGACCAATGTCCGGGCACAAGACCCCCCGCTCCATCTTGGTCATTGGTGATTGTCTTTACTATATCAATTTTTGAAAATAGACCACGTCGAAGACCCGCCCTTTCTTCTGGCCAACTTCCCTCAAGCGGCCGCATTCGGAAAAGCCGTTCTTTGCGTGAAATTGGATGCTTTGTTCATTAAGGGATGAGACGTTTGCAAGGATCGAATGGATCCCTTTCTCCTTTCCCATATCGAGGAGATAATCAAGAATCGCTTTGCCGATACCCTGACCCATGAATTCAGGTTTGAGAAAATAGGTGATCTCGGCGGTCTTAAAGAAAGCAGGCAGGGGATTGTAGGGCCGCAGGAGCCCAAAGCCGGCCACGACGCCCTCCTCGGTCCTGGCGGCAACCGTTGGGTACCCGTTGCTCATAATGAGAAGCATATCGAGGAAATCATCAGGAAGCGGAACCTCCGGATAAGCCGCAAAGGTATTCTCAATATAATAGTTGAATATCTCCATGACGGCCAGGCGATCATCGGCAGTGATAGGCGATAAGGTTATTACCATGTCTGTCCTTTCCGGGGGTTCAATGGTCCAAAAGTCATTGTTTCTCGCGGAGGGTTCCTGTGTCGTTTCAAGCAATTGAACCATGGAACCATGGAGCCGTCACTTCCTGACTTCTCCCGATTCCGCGTCTACCTTGACTATCCAGTGGTCGCCGGACTGGCAGCGGCCTTCTGATTTTCCCCTGTAGCCGCAGGTTCTCTTGATGACCCAGATGGGCCTGTCGTTTCGCTGGTCATACCTGAGTTCGTAACTGTAGCTGTCGGTCTCGGCCGGCTGGTATTGCCTGTGCGTGTTGGCTATCTCCTCGGCGCGCTGCGGACTGATGACTATTCTCTCCTCGGGGATGGAAAACCCACGGAAATGTATCTCCTTTGAAACATGGATCCCCGCATCCGCCCCCTTTACACCAGCCTCTACCATGCGGATCGTGACGGATCGCCCCCTGCAAGCCCTGGGGCCTATTTCTTCCTCGTCGACCGTCGCCAGGCTCTTGTCGCAACGCACGATCTGGGCCTCCCATACCGGCGCCCGCCCGCTGCGTCCGTCAAAGCCCACTACGGGTACGGAGATGATCCTTCGCACCCGCAATCTGTAGCCTGCCCACTTCGTTCCTTCCTCGCGGCCTTTTGCCCAGAATTCTTCAAATGTGATGCCCCGGACATCCTTTCCCGTGCAGAGCGATTTGCGCCGCGCGGCTTCGACGGGGAAGGGGAAGAATAACGCACCCGCCATGAAAAGAACCACCGCAAGACATGTGTATCTGTGCCAAAGGACAACATTCTGTGTCATCAAAGCCGCGATCCCCCTGAGATCCTCTACTTTTTGCTATCATACAACGAAAGGGGACCGAATAAAAGGTTATTGGAAGTTGGTCATTGGTCATTGTTCTTCAGAAGCCTTTTCCCCGGAAGAAGCTTGTGAAGGAGGTGTTCTTTTTTGAGGAGTTTCAGGGCCTCCCTGACAAGGGGGGTGTTCTTCGGGTTCTTGTACTGGATCAGGGCGCGGTGCATCTTTCGCTCACGGAAGGTTTTGGGGACGTAGACGCTTTTCCCTGTGAAAGGATCCTTTTCTGTATGATAGATGGTGCCGGAAAGGGTCATTGGCAGGGGCATGAAATCCTGTATCTGCTCGGGATGGATCCCCAGTTCGCCGAGTTTCAACGCGAGGGAGAGAGAATCTTCGAGGGTACCGCCGGGGTGGGAACTGATGAAGTAGTTTACCAGGTATTGGTCTTTTCCCAGGCTTTTGCATATCGACCGGTAGAGGGCACAGAATTGCTCGTACACGGAAAAGGCGGGTTTGTTCATGATATCGAGGACCCTTTGCGAGCAATGTTCCGGTGCCACCTTCATCCGGCCGCTCACATGGTCCTTGCAGATCTTTTCGAAGTAGTCCCGGGCCTTCTGGTCGACAAGAAGATCATGGCGGAAGCCGCTTTCGATGAATACATGCCTGACGCCCGGCAGGGTGCGGAGCCTGCCGTAGAGGGAGAGGCCCCTTTCGTATCCCGGTTTGAGGCTCTTGCAGGGCGAAGGTGTGAGGCAGTGGCGGGTATTGCAGGCACCCGACCCATACCATCTG
The genomic region above belongs to Syntrophorhabdaceae bacterium and contains:
- the rlmD gene encoding 23S rRNA (uracil(1939)-C(5))-methyltransferase RlmD, translated to MSHRQNPPSNERPTLSVTVTDIAMPGDAGVAKADDFVVFVPGTIPGDRAVIRIIKREKRFGYGEVVAIEEPSPWRVEPACPHFGACGGCTIQSMDYTKQLEMKASHLKESLRRIGRLDLAEDRFEEITPSPQTYFYRSKIELSFGYHGNNVIAGMRENTAPGGLRPPGVLPVPRCRIFSEGLGKILAVIEDHVHSEGLFPYDERSKRGTLRHLVLRESKATGRVMVILETKGAEPHGMDELYRRLTKEAPNVSSLWRAVNDRPGSYIDYGHLRHEAGERYIEESLAGLVFRVYPASFFQPNPAGAALICERVERIAATLKAGNILGLYCGMAPMELVLSRHTRNVVGVDSLKANIENARENALMNGIVNCSFLAGKVENIVMGRGLGRPDLVVIDPPRSGVSPQGTGLITTLAPGTLIYVSCNPATLARDLGRFTAAGYAIELIAPFDLFPHTSHLETLTVLKSTG
- a CDS encoding PAS domain S-box protein, whose product is MSEQEKTRDALLAEIEELKRRIGELETAQAEHREVEAALRKTEEKYRRIFEDAIEGIFQTSVEGRFLSANPSLARVHGYDSPQDLIDSVTDISSQLYVDRADRARSIEKMNRQGSLQNFETRMYGKDGSIHWISMNIHPVRDAANKIRYYEGTMLDITERKKAEASLQESEERYRTAIENSNDAVAIIQGNINQYVNRRFVEMFEYDSPEEAIGKPVLLIVHPDEIAKVSEINLRRQSGEPVPSRYEFKGITKRGRILYVEVSAAIIPYRNATVYLVYLRDVTERKEAEQALIESRNALEGLNRAKTKAVNHISHELKTPLSVIQGSMRLIKRKLEPTPQYGAIRELVDSVERNLQRLFNISRETDQIFRLSQELEAVMLVGDLDRLWQRMESLSEVPSDVRAHWSALRKWVDQYFAASTQFFQSIDLYTSVVSVVDRMKGRLSGRDLDIKVDGANDLFISMDPQILKDIAEGLIKNAIENTPDGGSIRIGLEQKDDRIVLNVTDTGVGITEENKRHLLDGLHHAKETDLYSSKRPLEFGAGGKGLDLLRTKYYSMRFGFDITFESNRCVHIPTDQRLCPGDISQCPSIKSKEECLSSGGTTFSVSFPVRKRPASIDEP
- a CDS encoding acetolactate synthase large subunit, producing the protein MNGAKLVLRTAVLNGIDICFANAGTTEIPLVAALDGEPGIKAVLGLFEGVCTGAADGYGRVLDRPAMALLHLGPGFANGIACLHNARRAKAPVVNIIGEHASWHRDADPPLNMDINAMAGAVSGWKRTCRSPRSLSRDTAAVIAASARGQIASLIIPNDHQWADCTGIPIVKASPFSEPIDTEAVSRAAKGLRRGKRTAMILGGRALRKKGLMMAARIRAATGCDLLANSFPGYMDRGGPLPSVTRIPYFPEAAMELMARYDTVVLAGAPDPVTFFGYEGIPSYVIPEAVLKIAVHSPGQDMNALLECLADSVGRAKRSAVGTGDAGKGKRPSLPSGRLTPDIVSSVIAALQPEDGIVVDEGLTTSFPYYPISHGCAPHGFMTIAGGAIGYGMPCAAGAALAAPGRPIINIQADGSAMYTVQALWTMAREGLNITTLLCNNGGYRIIGMELERAGLVDLTEVSRRLVDIDGPAIDWTSLSTGLGVPATRVADAAGLAREMKRAMSEEGPHLIEMMVVQG
- a CDS encoding GNAT family N-acetyltransferase, giving the protein MVITLSPITADDRLAVMEIFNYYIENTFAAYPEVPLPDDFLDMLLIMSNGYPTVAARTEEGVVAGFGLLRPYNPLPAFFKTAEITYFLKPEFMGQGIGKAILDYLLDMGKEKGIHSILANVSSLNEQSIQFHAKNGFSECGRLREVGQKKGRVFDVVYFQKLI
- a CDS encoding PepSY domain-containing protein, giving the protein MTQNVVLWHRYTCLAVVLFMAGALFFPFPVEAARRKSLCTGKDVRGITFEEFWAKGREEGTKWAGYRLRVRRIISVPVVGFDGRSGRAPVWEAQIVRCDKSLATVDEEEIGPRACRGRSVTIRMVEAGVKGADAGIHVSKEIHFRGFSIPEERIVISPQRAEEIANTHRQYQPAETDSYSYELRYDQRNDRPIWVIKRTCGYRGKSEGRCQSGDHWIVKVDAESGEVRK